One part of the Vitis riparia cultivar Riparia Gloire de Montpellier isolate 1030 chromosome 8, EGFV_Vit.rip_1.0, whole genome shotgun sequence genome encodes these proteins:
- the LOC117919820 gene encoding kinesin-like protein KIN-10B: protein MATSLITPKKANTMQLQSTSISKVRVIVRVRPFLPHEIAAAKNGNPISCASVLDQDCESGEEVVVHLNDQETSRRECYKLDSFLGPHDNNVSLIFYREVSPLIPGIFHGCNATVFAYGATGSGKTYTMQGTDELPGLMPLTMSAVLTMCWSTASTAEMSYYEVYMDRCYDLLEVKAKEIAILDDKDGQIHLKGLSRVPISSMSEFYEVFSRGIQRRKVAHTGLNDVSSRSHGVLVISVSTPCDDGSGAVVTGKLNLIDLAGNEDNRRTCNEGIRLQESAKINQSLFALSNVIYALNNNKPRVPYRESKLTRILQDSLGGTSRALMVACLNPGEYQESVHTVSLAARSRHISNSVPSAQKQDTPNVKVDMEAKLRAWLESKGKTKSAQRMGAFGSPLMSKAPSSLSSLKKPYPCHSSTKAKAITNQGASNAKERVLSVQHRNLFNNGGSVDSGTESFNFAAENNTNNTEDEFKAGGDGSASETNTILPDDALANDKKMTTMKSANSIGSPPISEKFKALRGSLRKVLSPVNSSDSRKPLEDLSSKGQVCSVPFEPKTPKTPTNMTCANDNFQMVDTTPLDKFNVRTSNLKSSLIQEYIDFLNTASIEELLELKGIGQKRAEYILELREASPLKMLSDLEKIGLSSKQVYNVFGRTAKGIFD, encoded by the exons ATGGCAACCTCACTCATCACCCCCAAAAAGGCAAACACTATGCAATTGCAATCCACCTCCATCTCCAAGGTCAGGGTCATCGTGAGGGTGCGCCCCTTTCTTCCCCACGAAATCGCCGCTGCCAAAAACGGCAACCCGATTTCATGCGCCTCGGTCCTTGATCAAGACTGTGAATCTGGTGAAGAAGTTGTTGTTCATCTTAATGATCAAGAAACCAG TCGCAGGGAGTGCTACAAGTTGGACTCTTTTCTTGGCCCACATGACAACAATGTGAGTCTGATTTTTTACAGAGAAGTAAGCCCTTTGATTCCAGGTATCTTTCATGGCTGCAATGCCACTGTCTTCGCTTATGGGGCAACTGGCAGTGGAAAAACCTACACCATGCAG GGCACTGATGAGCTTCCAGGTCTAATGCCACTTACCATGTCAGCAGTTCTAACTATGTGCTGGAGCACAGCCAGCACTGCAGAGATGTCATATTATGAGGTCTATATGGACAGATGTTATGATCTGTTGGAAGTCAAAGCAAAGGAAATTGCAATATTGGATGACAAAGATGGGCAGATTCATCTAAAGGGCTTATCTCGTGTCCCAATAAGTTCCATGTCCGAATTTTATGAGGTCTTCTCTCGTGGAATTCAGCGCAGAAAAGTTGCACACACAGGGCTTAATGATGTCTCTAGCAGAAGCCATGGAGTCCTTGTGATATCTGTTTCCACTCCTTGTGATGATGGCTCCGGTGCTGTTGTTACTGGGAAGTTGAACCTCATCGATTTAGCAG GTAATGAAGACAACAGAAGAACCTGCAATGAAGGGATACGTCTCCAAGAGAGTGCTAAGATCAACCAGTCCTTATTTGCCTTATCAAATGTGATTTATGCCCTTAACAATAACAAGCCCCGTGTACCATACAGAGAAAGCAAACTGACCCGGATACTGCAAGATTCCCTTGGAGGAACCAGCCGTGCATTGATGGTTGCTTGTCTG AATCCAGGAGAGTACCAAGAATCTGTTCATACGGTCAGCTTGGCTGCACGGTCGCGCCACATATCTAACTCTGTTCCATCGGCTCAAAAACAAGATACTCCAAATGTTAAAGTTGACATGGAGGCGAAATTGCGCGCCTGGCTTGAATCAAAAGGAAAGACAAAGAGTGCACAAAGAATGGGGGCATTTGGTTCTCCTCTTATGAGCAAAGCTCCTAGTTCTTTGAGCTCTTTGAAGAAGCCCTATCCATGTCACAGCTCCACAAAAGCAAAGGCTATTACAAACCAAGGTGCTTCTAATGCTAAAGAAAG GGTTCTTTCTGTGCAGCACAGAAATTTATTCAACAATGGAGGTTCAGTTGATTCTGGCACGGAG AGTTTCAACTTTGCTGCTGAGAACAATACCAACAATACAGAAGACGAGTTCAAGGCTGGTGGGGATGGGAGTGCCTCAGAAACAAATACAATTTTACCTG ATGATGCATTGGCAAATGACAAGAAGATGACAACCATGAAATCTGCCAACTCTATTGGATCACCACCAATTAGTGAGAAATTTAAAGCTCTTCGGGGTTCTCTAAGAAAAGTTCTCTCCCCTGTCAACTCCAGTGATAGCAGAAAACCTCTCGAGGATCTCTCATCCAAAGGCCAAGTATGCTCAGTACCCTTTGAACCAAAGACTCCCAAAACACCCACTAACATGACCTGTGCAAATGACAACTTCCAAATGGTTGACACAACACCCCTTGATAAATTTAATGTGCGAACTTCTAATTTAAAG AGCTCCCTCATTCAAGAATATATCGACTTCTTGAATACAGCCAGCAT AGAGGAGCTGTTGGAGTTAAAG GGGATTGGACAGAAAAGGGCAGAGTACATACTTGAACTCAGAGAAGCAAGTCCACTAAAAATG TTGAGTGATTTGGAGAAGATTGGCCTCTCATCCAAACAG GTCTATAATGTATTTGGTAGAACTGCTAAAGGAATATTTGATTGA
- the LOC117919751 gene encoding mitochondrial import inner membrane translocase subunit Tim9-like, producing the protein MDKSMLGDLDSLPEEAKLRMSAMIDQLQIRDSLRMYNSLVERCFTDCVDSFPRKSLDKQEETCVRRCAEKFLKHSMRVGMRFAELNQGTATQD; encoded by the exons ATGGATAAAAGCATGCTAGGAGACTTGGACTCTCTTCCCGAGGAAGCTAAGCTCCGAATGTCTGCTATGATCGACCAGCTCCAGATCCGCGACAG TCTAAGGATGTACAATTCATTGGTAGAGAGATGTTTCACCGATTGTGTTGATAGCTTCCCGCGGAAATCCCTAGACAAGCAGGAAGAAACATGTGTTCGCAGGTGTGCTGAGAAGTTCCTGAAGCACTCAATGCGTGTTGGCATGAGATTTGCAGAGCTTAACCAAGGAACAGCTACACAGGATTAA